Within the Pseudobythopirellula maris genome, the region CTCCACTCGGTCGCGGGTGCGCGACGTGGCGAGCCACGCATTGACCACCGCCACGGCGGCAAGGCTTGCTACGGCCACAGCCACGAGTGGGAACAAAAACTGATTTCGGATCGGCAGTCGCACGGGGCGTCTCGGCATGGCACAAGCGGTGGGAGCGCCGCATTGCGCGGCGCGAGTGTCGCGCCGTGCGACAGGTGTCGGCGCTATCTAACGCCGCGCTCTCGCGTTTTGGCCCCCTAATATTCGCCCCGTGATTATAACCGGCGTGAGAGGGATCAGCATGGTACGCCAAATGCTTGTTGCACCGGCGCTTCGCCCGAAAGGAACAAGCCGCCGGGCGAGGGCTCGCTCGGGCGTCAACAATCGTGGAACAGAGGAACCGAGGCATGAAGTACAGATCAGGCCACAACGCCGCTGGGGCGTTCACGCTCGTCGAGCTATTAGTCGTGATCGCGATTATCGGCATTCTGGTGGCGCTCCTGCTGCCGGCGGTGCAATCCGCCCGCGAAGCGGCGCGTCGGAACCAGTGCAAGAACAACCTCAAACAGCTCGCCCTGGGAATCCATAACTACGAGGGCTCGTTCCGCGAATTGCCACCCAGCGCCAACGTCGACTTGTCTGTCACTTCGACCGGCAACAACGGCTCTTGGGGCGTGCATGGCCGCATTCTGGACTACCTCGAAGAGTCTTCGCTCAGCCAACTCGTCAACCTCGAAGAGGCGTGGGACTTCCAACAACCGATCAGCGGGTTGCGGATCTCGACGTTCCAGTGCCCCAGCGACTCGCGCGCTCTGGAGGTTCGCGACCCTGGCAAAGACAAGGTATTGCTCTACGCGACGAACTACACCTTCAACATGGGGGTGTGGTTCGTGTACGACCCCAGCACCGACGAGGGGGGACAGGGGGTGTTTTTCCCCAACAGCAACCTACGCCTCGCCGAGGTGGTCGACGGAACCAGCAAGACGCTGCTCGCCGCCGAGGTGAAGGCCTGGACGCCATACACACGCAACGGCGGGCCCTCGCAAACCGACGTCCCGGAGAACGCCGAACAGGCGGCGGCGATCGTCGCCTCGGGGCCCGAAGAGAAAACGACCGGCCACACCGAATGGCCCGACGGACGCGTTCACCACACCGGCTTCACGGCGGCGATGACCCCCAACACCGCGGTGTGGTACGAGAACAGCAGCGGCGATACCGTCGACGCCGATTACAACTCGTGGCAAGAAGGCCGCAACGGATCGGCCGGCGCCCCGACTTACGCGATCATCACGTCGCGGAGCTGGCACCCAGGAATCGTGCAAGCCTCGATGGTCGACGGATCGGTGCAAACGATCTCCGACAACGTGGAGCTCGATGTGTGGCGAGCGATGGCTACTCGCAACGGCGAAGAAGTCTTCAACGCCAATTTCTAGCCGCTGCGGCCTGTAGGCCTAACCGCTTGAGCCGCAGTCGCTTGAGCCTAAGCAGCCACAAACAGTTCGGCGCCAGTTGAGAAATCACCGAGAAGAAAGTGACCCCGGCTGGATTCGAACCAGCAACCTTCGGCTTCGGAGGCCGACGCTCTATCCAGTTGAGCTACGGGGCCGCACAAACGGGGCTCGGACAAGCCCCTCATCGTCCGACCGTGGCGCCTCGCTAGAGCCTTGATGGCAAACGAGGCGCCGTCTACGCGGCCAAGACGAGCCGCGCGAAGGGCGTCAGCCTAACGCCGCCTCGGTCGCTACGCAACGCGTAGCGACCGAGGTTTTTTTACGCACAACCACGACCGGCCGATC harbors:
- a CDS encoding DUF1559 family PulG-like putative transporter, coding for MKYRSGHNAAGAFTLVELLVVIAIIGILVALLLPAVQSAREAARRNQCKNNLKQLALGIHNYEGSFRELPPSANVDLSVTSTGNNGSWGVHGRILDYLEESSLSQLVNLEEAWDFQQPISGLRISTFQCPSDSRALEVRDPGKDKVLLYATNYTFNMGVWFVYDPSTDEGGQGVFFPNSNLRLAEVVDGTSKTLLAAEVKAWTPYTRNGGPSQTDVPENAEQAAAIVASGPEEKTTGHTEWPDGRVHHTGFTAAMTPNTAVWYENSSGDTVDADYNSWQEGRNGSAGAPTYAIITSRSWHPGIVQASMVDGSVQTISDNVELDVWRAMATRNGEEVFNANF